From Microcoleus sp. AS-A8:
AGTGAGGATGTTATCAGTGATAGTTGTTTAAACAGCTTTGCGTTTGTGGGATTATTAAGATTGGTAACAAAGTCCGATTTGACAGTTTTTGGAAAAAATGAATTTGGCAGCAAATTTTTGAAAATCTTAGGTCTACTTGCTTAAACTCACTTATAGAAAACGCCGTAAAACCCATGTATGAGAAAGCGTGGGATATAAGGTGGGTCTGCTCCGTCCCTACGCAGACCCACAGATTTAACTTCAAGGTCATAACATAAAACTTCACAGTACTCTTATACGCATCCTGATAGCATAAGAGAGTGGAGCTAGGTCGAGCCATGATCGTATACGAGTTCAAAGTCAAAGGGAAAGAAACGCAATACCGTGCAATAGACGAAGCGATTCGTACTACCCAGTTCATCCAAAACAAATGTTTAAGGCTCTGGCTGGACAACAAAGGGATAGGGAAGGCTGACCTCAATAAATACTGTGCAGTGCTGGCAGCGGAATTTCCTTTTGCGTCGGAACTCAACTCAATGGCTCGACAGGCTGCGGCTGAACGAACTTGGAGCGCAATTGCTCGGTTTTACGACAACTGCAAGAAGAAAGTTAAAGGGAAAAAGGGTTTTCCAAAATTCAAGAAGCACTGCCGCTCAGTTGAATACAAAACTAGTGGCTGGAAGCTTTCTGGTAATAGGAAAGCAATTACTTTCCGGGGCGGTAAGAACATAGGAACTCTTAAGTTAAAGGGAACCTATGACCTGAATTACTATGACATTAATCAGATTAAGCGAGTGAGATTAGTTCGACGTGCTGATGGATACTACGCTCAATTTGCCATTGATGTCAAAGTACGGATAGAGACTGAACCAACAGGTCAAGCCATTGGAATTGACTTGGGATTAAAGTTCTTCATTGCCGATAACATTGGCAATACAGAACCTTGCCCTCAGTTCTATCGCAAGTCAGAACGCCAGCTCAGTCGTGCTAACCGGAAGAAATCCAAGAAGTTCGTCAAGGGTGCCAAACCGCAGTCTAAAAACTACCACAAGGCGAGATCCCGATATGCTCGGAAACATCTAAGAGTAAGTAGGCAACGAAAAGAGTATTGCAAGCGAGTCGCATACTCCGTCATCCAATCTAACGATTTGGTCGCCTATGAAGACTTGAATGTCAAAGGGCTGGTGAAAAATCGGCATCTCGCTAAATCAATCAGTGATGCTGGATGGTCAACATTCCGCCAGTGGCTAGAATATTTTGGCTTTAAGTATGGGAAGTTTACGGTTGCCGTGGCTCCTCACAACACAAGTCAAAACTGCTCTAAGTGCGGAAATAAAGTTAAAAAATCCCTATCAACAAGAACCCATGTCTGTCCACATTGTGGGTTCATTGAAGATAGGGACGTAAATGCTGCCATCAATATCCTGAAATTAGCACTGTGTACGCTAGGGCATAGCGGAACTTACGCTTGGGGAGATTTGCCCTCTTGGGCGGTTGGAGCCATCCTGCTGTCTAACGGCGAGTCCGTGAACCAAGAATCCAACGTGTTTTAACCGTTGGAGTGTCAAAGTAAGCGTTTTCCATCTTAGAATCATGACTCTCATAGACCCTCGCCGTCAGAAACAACTACGGCAATTCGTGCAAAAATTAGGGTTGTCGGATCAGGCTCCAGTACAGTGGGCGCTGCTTGACTTGGCACTAACACACCCAAGCATTTCTGCCAAAGCTAACTATGAGCAGTTAGAGTTCGTCGGTGACGCCGTTGTGCGAATTGCTACCTCAGAATTGTTATTTGAAACCTATCCCAACGCTTCAGTCGGTGAATTTGCGGCAATTCGTTCGGTACTGGTGAGCGATCGCATCCTTGCCCAGTTAGCGAGGGTTTATGGATTAGAGCGTTACTTACTCCTTTCTAGCAGTGCAGCGAGTGACGTGGCGGGAGAAACATCACGCTTAGCAGATGCCTTTGAAGCGGTGTTAGGAGCACTTTACTTGAGTACCCATACATTGAAACTGGTGCGCCCCTGGTTAGACCCTCACTTGCAGCAACTAGCCGCCGAAGTGCGCCAAGATCCAGCCCGCCTAAACTATAAAGATGCTCTCCAAGAATGGACTCAAGCTCACTACAAACTTCGCCCAGAGTATCGCCTTAAAGAAACTAGTTTAGTACATGGGGATGACCACCGCTTTACGGCTGAAGTCTGGCTGCAAAACCAGCGATTGGGTGAAGGGCAAGGACGCTCTAAAAAAGCAGCGGAACAAGCTGCTGCAAAACAAGCTTTTTTGGCATTGAGTACTCAGGAATAAGTTGGCTTGTGTGAAGGTAGTCATATTTTTGATATTTTTCCATTACCCATTACCCATGACCGAATCCTTATTGACTCATAACATTTGAGTCTTATGCATTATTATCAGCCGCTCCCGACATCCGAGCAACATCATTGGATATTTGGGATTCACCTGAGAATAGTAATGAGCGCTCAATCGTGGGCAAAGAAATTTCAACCTGAGTCCCGTGACCATCCCCATCACTAGAAAGGGTAATGTTACCTCCCATCAGTGCCATTAAATTCCGTGAAATGGCAAGACCAAGACCTGTACCCCCACACTTACGCGTGGTCGTCCCATCAACCATCACAAAAGGTCGGAATAGCTTGTGCTGTTGAGTAGGGTCGATACCAATTCCCGTATCCTTAACAGTCACAACAACACGCGAGGAAGGAGCCACGGGAGTACTATCCATACTTCCATCACCTGTAGAAGCCAGGGATAAGCGTTCTTGCTTCTTTTCCTGAAAACCACGGATTTCTCCTCGCTCATCCCCATTATTCAAAGAAACCGAAGAGAATGTTTCAGCGAATGCCTCTATTCGCGTATTAATTGTAATGTTGCCAGAGTCAGTGAACTTAACGGCGTTACCCACTACATTTAACAGTACTTGCTTAAGTTTAGCTGGATCGGCACGCACAGGAATCACTTCATCCAAGTCTGTGGTATGGAATTCTAAGCCTTTCTGCTGAATAGGAACAGCCTGTAAACTAATCACTTCATTCAGGATTTTTCGCAGGTCAACTGGCTCTGTTTCTACCGTGAGCTTTCCGGCTTCAATCTTGGCAATATCCAAAACATCATTGATAATTCCTAATAAATGAATGGCTGCATCATCGGCTCGTTGTAAGAAATCGAGTTCTTCTTCTTTGTCATCACAAAAACCATCCCGTACCAATCGCAGACAGCCAATAATACCATTGAGAGGCGTTCTCAGCTCATGGGACGTATTCGCGAGAAACTCATTTTTGAGTTGGTTGGCAGTTTGTGCCTCTTTCCAAGCTGTTTCCAGTTCTTCGGCCCAAGCTCTCAGACGAGAAATCATCCCCTCAAAGGCATCAGACAATTGGTTAAATTCCCGAATTTTAAAGTTTCGAGGAATCCGATCAGTAGAGTGCAGGTCAGATTCATGTAAGGCGTAATCTCTGAGTTTTTCTAAAGGACGTGCCAAGTCACGAGCTACATAAAGTGTTACTAAAAAACTTGCCGCAATTAAGCAGCAGGTGAGGATGAGCAAAACTTGCTGAATATCTTTGAGACCATACAGGGCACTCTCTATGCTCGTAATGGATAAAATCGTCCACTTTTGGTTAGGCTCAGCCGTTATTGGACTCTCGATCGCCGTGTACCCAGCGACTAGTTCGACGCCCTCTTTTTCAAAAGAAAATAAATGTAGAGAATCCTGTTGACCCGCCAGTGATTTGCTCAACACCTCCTCAAGCGCCCCCCTATCTTTTTCCTGCACAATTGATCGCCCAATCCGCCCTGGATCGATATGCGCTAAAATTTTCCCTTCCTGATTAATCACCACCGGATAGCCCGATAAAGACCTCGCCTTGGCTGGCTGAGGATGAACCAAGGAAGACTGGATACTCAAAGCATATCGAAGTTGACCCTCAGCGTTATAGACGGGTGCACTGAACAGTAATGAGAGTTGATGGGTCGAGTCGCTTTGGTTGAGGTTGGTGCCTACTGTTGTTAAGGGTTTTTGAGGAAGTAGCGCTGTCACGTAAATTGGAGAACGGTTGCGTGGCAATAAAGAACGCTGCCAAGGCCATAACATTGCCTCTTTTTGGGCGAGCGCTTGGTTGCCACAAGTACTAGCTACGAGCTTTCTAGTTTGAATCTCACTTAGCTGTACGCACTCGATCAGGGTGGGTAATTGTTGAGCGAGTTTGTCGATAAATTGTTGATCCGCTTCTGGAGACTGGGACTGTAACTCTAGGCTTTCGCTGGCTGTCTCCAGGTTAGCTTTGAGGGCATCAACCCCTTGTTGAATATTCTGTCCCTTTCTCACGGCGCTCTCGATCAGATTTTGCCGAGCCGTTTCCAATAGCGTCGAGCGTGCTTTTCTGTAGGTCACATACACCCCCAAAAGTAACACTGGTACGCTCAGCAGCAATAAGCGCGACAGCAAAATGCGACGAAAGGAGGATTGACCTGGCTTAGCCATAGAATGTCTCTCAGATTAAAGTTGAAAACTCAACAGCCATAATTAATACAGTAGATGAATCCCCCATCTCATCCATCCTAAAACGCTTCAAAGTCTCTGTGTATCTCGGAGGCTTAGCTTCGAGACAAGTTTTACAACAAAAGCCTCAATCTCAAGCATCTTCAAACTTGTGTCTTTGTTCAAGTCAGTCGTTATGTCTTCTCACTCTGCCAGCCCTCGACCCCATACAACCGTTGTTCTCGCCATGAGTGCTGATGGCAAGATTGCAGACGTGGCGCGATCGCCTGCTCGATTTTCCTCTCCCGCTGATCGAACCCATCTGGAAACACAAATTGCTCTGGCTGACGGCGTCTTGTTTGGTGCCAATACACTCCGCGCCTATGGAACCACCCTCGGCATCTCCAATCCCAAATTACTGCAACTGCGGCAACAAGGTGGTGTGCCACCACAGCCGGTACAAATTGTTTGCTCTGGTTCTGCCGATTTTGACCCCCAATTGCGTTTTTTTCGTCAACAGGTTCCCCGTTGGTTACTGACAACAGCAGGGGGTGCCCAACATTGGCAGAAACAACAGGCGTCGGGCGTTGGCAGTTTTGAGCGAATTTTAATAGCTGATACATCCACAGGCGAGATGGATTGGAATAATGCCTTCCAACAATTAATCCAATTGGGCGTCGAACGCTTAGCCCTCTTGGGAGGCAGTGAACTGGTAGCTGCACTCTTGGCCGCCGATTTAATTGATGAATTCTGGCTAACCATTTGCCCGTTGATTTTAGGCGGTAGAACCGCACCAACGCCAGTGGCGGGAGAGGGATTTTTCTCACACCTAGCGCGGCCTCTGGAACTTTTGAGTGTCCAGACAATCGAACACGAGGTCTTTCTGCATTATCGGCTGCAACGCTCGTAAAGATTAGTTAACCTAAAAACAGTTTTTACCGGAGTAACCACTCACTTTGAGCTGGATTGCGCCGAACCAACCTCTGGGTCGAGCCACTTGAACTCACCCTGACATCCTTACATGACGCGGTATCTTAACCAATTTCTTTCTTGGATTTCCCCCATGGTTCAACAACCCCAGCTTGACTATGCCGTGACTTGGGTCAACCGCATGGCAGACATTCCCCAATCCGCTTGGGATGACCTCGCCCAGCCCTTGAAGACCCCTTTCCTAGAGTGGGAGTGGTTGAACAATCTAGAAACATCAGGGAGTGCAACGGCAAAAACCGGGTGGTTACCCAATCACCTCACCGTATGGCGAGATAGAAAGCTCATAGCCGCTGCGCCTTTCTACATCAAAGGTCACAGTTATGGAGAGTTTGTCTTTGACCAGCAGTGGGCGGATTTATCTCACCGCTTAGGGATACGCTACTACCCCAAACTGTTAGGGATGACGCCGTTTACGCCTGCTACCGGGTATCGGTTTTTGATCGCACCGGGAGAAGACGAGGATCGACTGACGGAACAGATGGTGATTGCGATCGACCATTTTTGTGACCAGAACCGGATTAGTGGCTGTCACTTCCTGTTTGTTGACCCTGAATGGCGTCCCGTCCTAGAACGTCATGGTTTTACCAGTTGGCTGCACCACAGCTATATTTGGCAAAACAAAGGCTTTCAGACCTTTGATGATTATCTCAGTGTCTTCAACGCTAATCAGCGCCGCAATATCAAACGGGAGCGCAAAGCCGTTACAACAACCGGTCTACGCTTAGATATTCTCAGGGGTGAGGAGATTCCTAAATCCCTGTTTCCCTCAATTTATAGCTTCTACAGCAGCACCTGCGACAAGTTTATGTGGGGGAGTAAGTATCTCACGCGCAAGTTTTTTGAGCAGTTGTATCCCAACTATAGCGATCGCGTGTTGTTAGTGGCGGCTTATCGAGAGGGCGATGACCGCCATCCGGTAGGTATGTCGTTTTGTATCAATAAGGGTGACCAGCTTTATGGTCGCTATTGGGGTTGTTTTGAGGAATTTGACTGCCTGCATTTCGACGCTTGTTACTACACGCCGATTGAGTGGGGAATTACCAATGGCATTCAGATGTTTGACCCCGGTGCGGGTGGGCGTCACAAAAGACGGCGTGGTTTTCCGGCAACGCCGAATCATAGTATGCACCGATTTTATAATGCGCGGTTTACTCAAATTTTGCGGCACTATATCGATGAAATCAACGTTATGGAACAAGAAGAAATTGACGCAATTAATCAAGATTTACCCTTTACAAAAAGGGAGATTAATCTGTCTATCCAAGATTAATAAGCTTCATTAATGCACAACGTGAACCCAGCTTAACTAACCACCTCTGACGATAACTCAGCCCTTGAGGATTTGTGAAACTTCTTTGAACATTAAAAAAAATTAGGAAAATTTCGTGAGAATTTTGTGAAACTATCACTCCAGAGCGATTGCCGGATTCGCCTCTATCTTCATGCTTTTTTTAGATTGAGATTCCGGTCACTCACTGCCAATCCAACGACACCCACTAGGGATAATTTTCTATAGTGCCACAAATGGCCTTGTAGTTCACGCGAGAACAGCACAGTGCTACAGAACTAATCCAATAAATTCAGATGCATCCACAACAGAACTTCATCGTGATCGACACCGAAGGCAAAAACGAGCTTCGGGAAATTGCAATTATCAACAGCCAAGGAAAAATAGTTTACGAAGCTTTTGCTAAAGAGCATCCTGATAATTATGATAAAAAGTTCAATCTCAAACCCCTTAGAGAGATTATCGTTGATTTTTTAAAGGTTTCTCAATCTAAACTAGTAATTTTTCATAATGCTAAGCATGATATTCAAGTTTTGAAGAAGAGTTTTAGGAAAGTTGAGCTAGAATGGCAAATCATAAAATCTCAATGTAGCTGTGAACTCGCAAAATCTTATTTTCATGATTTGCCCAGTTATTCTCTAGAATACTTAAGTAAATGTTTGAATCTGAAAGTTAACAAAAAATACTTCAATCCCCATCTAGCCCATACGGCTAGATATGACGCCGAATTCACCTATCAACTGTATCTAAAAATCATGAGCCAAACAACCCCAAATACCATACTAGATAATCTAAAAGACAAGCCCAATCCTTTTGGAAGTATTAAAGTCGCTACTCCTTTCCAAGAGCATGTAGATTACAAAAAACTATACCAGATTGAATTTGAATCTCTCAAGAATATTATCAATGATATTAAGCATGACAAGAATCACCAAAGCCAGGGAGTTGTAGTTATTGGTGAGCCAGGGTCGGGGAAAACTCACCTAATGATGCGTCTTGCTAAAGAATTACTAAAAATTAATCGATTACTCTTTATCAGGCAACCTAATAATGCTGATTCAGTTCTCTATCATACTTACAGTAGAATTTTAGAATCTTTTGTTGAAGAAGTTCCCGGTACTAATTTAACGCAATTAGAACATTTATTAGCTAATAGTTTTGTTAAGCTAATTAGCTCAACAACAACAATGGTTCTTACGAAGAAAGATCAAGATATCCTATTATCTGGAAAGAATAATAAATTAGATTTATATAAAAACTTAGGTGCTGAAGGTACAGACAGAAAGCGAACCTATTGGGATCATATCGAAAAACGTGCCAATGAATGGTGGATTAATCAGTATGGAATGGCAGGTTATTCAGCTCAAATAATTAAGGGTATTGTTAAATTTTGCGGTTACTCCGATCCAAGAAGAAAAGAATTAGTCACGAGATGGTTATCTGCCAATGAACTATCCCAAGAAGAGTTAAAGAGCATTGACTTAAATAACTGGAATGAGGAGATGAGCAAGGAGGAATTTTCGTTACAGGCTATTTCTGTCTTTAGCAAGCTCTCTCTACTGGATGAACCACTAATTATTGTGTTTGATCAACTAGAATCCTTGGGATATGACCATAAAAGAAAGTTATTAATAAGCTTTGGCGAAGCTGTCAAAGAAATTTTCACTCATGTTCCAAATAGTTTAATTATTCTTAATTTATTTCCGGAACGATGGGAGCAGTTCCAGGAAATTTTTGACGGTTCTATTGTTGATTTAGTATCACAGCATGAAATTCAATTACAAAAACCATCTCATGAAAAACTCAAGGAAATACTAAAACTAAAGGCTCAAAATGTTGGTGTAAATTTTGACACTTTATTTAGTTCGGCAGAATTAGGAGACATTCTAAATCAAAAGTCTATTCGCGCCGTCTTAAAGCGTGCTGCGAATTACTATAAATATAAAATTAATGGCATCCCATTACCAACATCTTCGGCTTCAATCAAGCCGAAAAACCCCAATAATAAAGTACAACATAACCTGGAAATAATAGAGGATATAGAAGATTCATTTACTCAATTAAAACATATAGTAACTAATCTTGAGTGCCACATAAAACAAGTCTTTGAATTGCCGCAAATCCCAAAGATTGAGGAGATTTTCGTTGATGGACGAGAGGAAAATGATGATGATGATGAAATAGACCCTGAAATAGTGGCAATTCAGGAATATATTCAAAAAGAAATAGCCTTGATTGAGCAAGGATATACAAAGTTTAACATTATCAGCGATAGTGATGATATTGGTAAATTAATTACTATTTTTGAAGCATTTAAAGATATTAATAATTTTGAAATAGATTACCTACTCCTAGGTAAGAAAAAATTACCTGAACACCTTGTAATTAGAAATCAGTCTAAAAGTTTTTTTATTGGTTTTCTACAAATTGATGGAGGTGCTTTTACTTCCCGAATCAAAAATTGCAATGAATTGATTATAAACAACAAAGATATACGATTTCTAATTTATAGAGATTGTAGAAACCCCGAAATTAAAGGGAACGTTGGTAAGCAGGAAATAGAAAAGCTTAACCATACTCCTAACGGTAGCTTTATGATTATGGATAAGGATGAGCGAATTAACTTTGAGCTGATTTACAAGTTAATTACTGACATTCATAATAAAGATGAAGAGTTTGAACTAGAAAAAGCTTTTCAGGTTTTGATGTCCGAGCTAAAGGATTACTGGTTAATTAAAGTTTTTCAATTTGAGAAAATTTAATTAGAATTGAAACCTTCTTAAAAAGTGCTGCCGTTTTCTGTATTGAAGGTCGAGTTATACCAATTTTCTTTGTTGAGAGTGGAGTCTGCCAGCTACCCGGATACCTGTCACAGCGAAAAATTCCCTACTGCCTTACCTTGGGTAGCGGCGATTTTCAATCTTTACCAGATTGACTTGAGATGCGATTGCTTACGATACCAGCAAAGCTGATCGCACCCTCTACCCTTTTCTAAACTAAGATTAAGTCTGTTTGGGCTGTTATCGCACCAAAATAGGCAAGAACGAGAAAAGAAGAATCGCTACGAAAGAAAATGAATTTAACAGCAGATGACCTACGTGCAATCGACGATAAGCTATCGAAACGTGATATTAACCTTGACCCAGGCGGATATTTCATTATCTACCTCGATCGCGAAGCAAGGCTAATTTGTGCCAAGCATTTCACCAATGTAATTGATGAACGAGGCTTAGCCATTGACCCAGAAACGGGAAAAGTCATCCCCGCCAAAGGCAAGGTAGAACGGACTCAAAGCACCTTGTTTACAGGCAGAACCGCAAAAGAACTTTGTGTGGTTATCTTTGAGCAAACCCAGCCCTGTCCCGTCACAATGCTCGATCATGCGGCTTATTTGGGGCGGGAGTTTGTTCGGGCTGAGTCTGCTCTAGTGGATGGCGAAGAGTATATTCAGGATTAGCCTGAGAAACTCTGATAGAAAAAGTAGGTAGCCATCGGGACAACGGTGGCGATAATCAAGATAGCCACCACCCAGATCGTAGAATTTTGGGTGTCAGTTTCTTCTGCACTCTTAAAAGTACTTTCAACCTGAATGTTTTCTTCCACCACAGGGGGGCCGGGGTCGGGTTCACCCGAAAGAACGGCGACTAAGCGATCGCTGGCATCCAACAAAGCTTGATTGTACTTGTTCCCCGTGCGGAGGGGCACTGCTACCGTTTCAGACGCTACGCTTTCGGCAATGTCGTCAGGCAGAACGGACTTAACCGCTTCACCCGTCTGAATAGCAGTTGTGTTGGTTAGCGTGTCAATCACCAGCAAAGCTTGTTTGGCTTGAGCTTGTGGGGTTGGGAACCATTTTTCAAACAGGGCTTTTGTGAAGCTATCGATCGTCTCACCGTAGTCTAAACGGTGCATGGTAACCATCCTGACTTCTTTGCCTGTTTTCTTGGCTAAATCATCCAGAGTATTGCTCAAGCGTCCTTCATTCAAACGGCTGAGAACTTCGGCTTTATCAACAACCCAAGTCGGTTCTCCTGCCCTGATGTTGGGCATTTGATAGACTCCAGTGGCGTTCGCGGGTGCTGCCACCAATACACTGGCTAAAACGCATAATACCAGGGGTAGAATCAGGCGTTGAAGGTATTTTTGACCCTCGTCGAGTCGATTGAGGAGCTGTTTCATTGAATTGATTGGAATATTAAGATTGCCTTTTCCCATACATACTATATAAACCGGAACAAAACTTACGTCTAAAAAATGAAAGCCGTGTTACGGTTGAAGGAAAGCCTTCAGCTTGCTCACTGGGAGTGCCAGCAATGAGTTCAGCAGAAATTTATCGGGGTTGGATAATTGAGGCTAGACCAGTATTCTGCGTTCAGGTCTGGAGTGCTACGGGTGAATGCGTGATTCCCATTCATAATGCTAAGACCCAAGAAGAAGCACTGCATTTTGCCAAACGCTGGATCGATCTGCAAATTACACCAGATCGAGTTAGACCTCAACCGAGTGATTCGCCTCCCCCTGACTTTGACGACGACGACATTCCGTTTTGACCTGAATGCTTGGGTTCCCTCAATCCCATCGCTGCCTGTCGGTGTCCGGTAGCCTAATTTTGCCCCAGTTACTCAATAGCTAAGGCGAACCTGTCCTATCCACCTGCTTTCGCTTCCTCTGGAAGAGGGATGAAATCGCCAGCGAAAGAAAGTTTAATGAACTTTTCTAAAGGTCACAGCAGATTCTGCCATTGGGTAACCCCTACTTGCGTAGAATGTGATCTCAAGTTCTTCTGTAACCTTTTAGACAGATAGGAGACGTTCAGCATGGCTGATCCCAGAGATACAGAGCTTATAAAACCGTTTAATGGTGACCCTTTTACAGGGCATTTATCGACTCCCATCAGTGATTCCGGTATCGTTAGGGCTTACCTCAACAATCTACCCGCCTACCGCAAAGGCATATCACCCCTTCTGCGAGGTCTAGAGGTTGGTTTGGCTCACGGTTATTTCATCATTGGCCCTTGGGTCATCTTTGGTCCGTTACGCGACTATCCGGGTGCCGCCAGTTTAGGTGGATTAATTTCAGGCGTAGCTTTGATTATCATTGCAACCGCCGCTATGACTGCCTATGGCATTGCCAATTTCCAACAAGGTCATAATCAGGCCGTTGCTAAGCAAAATCCCAAAACCCCACCTGAACTAACTACGGCTGACGGCTGGAGCCAGTATGCTGGTGGGTTCTTTATTGGTGGCATGGGTGGCGCTTTCGTGGCCTATTTCCTGCTGTCCAATTTTGATGTTGTAGATGCCATACTCCGTGGCGTCGTTCACAATACATAGCCATTTTTGGGCTGGCAGTTCTTGGCTTTGAGCGTTTGACTTAAGCCGTCCGTCAGCTCTTCATCATATCCGTTTTGAAACCCTGTAAATTTAGCGAGGATTTGATATGACAGGTACATACGCAGCTTCATTCTTGCCCTGGATTTTGATTCCCATCGTGACTTGGCTCATGCCTGCTGTGGTAATGGGTCTTTTCTTTATCTACATTGAAAGTGAAAGCGACGCTTAACCCAGTTTCAAAGCCTAAACGCCATTTTTAATTAATTTTTGAAAATATCCTGCCTAGGCGCTAAGCGAAAGCTACACGAACGGGTAGGGTATTTTCTGATTAAGATTGTGGTGGTATCTAATTAGTTGATACGTGATGGATACGGATGAATTAAAGCGGCGTTATCTGGCTGGAGAAAGAAATTTTCATCGGGCAAACTTAAACGGCTCAGATTTGCGTAAACTCCAATTAATGAGAGCCGACTTGCTGAAGGCAAATTTGCAAAATTCTAACTTGAGTGGAGCCAACCTCACTAAGGTAAACCTTTATCAAGCCAATCTTAGTAGAGCCGATTTGCGTCAAACAACCTTAAATGAGGCAATACTACATGGTGCAGAACTCAGTGGAGCCAATTTACATCGAGCCAGCTTGATCAAGGCCGATCTGTGTGAAGCTAACCTGAAAGGGGCAAGTCTAACTCATACTAACTTGGGCGCGGCTAAACTGAGTGGAGCAAACCTGAATAATGCCAACTTAACTTGGGCGAATCTGCGTAAGGCAGACCTGAAGCACGCTAACCTAGAGGGCGCAGACCTGAGTGGTGCTAAATTTTGCAATACAATCATGCCTGATGGGAGCATGAGAAATGATGATTGCTGAACCAAGGTTGCGATCACCGTTATACCAGTAGCAAGCCTTGAAGAACTGGTAGCAAGCCTTGAAGAACTGGGAATTCAGGATTTTGTGGTTGAGATGGCAATTTCACTACTCTTGGCTATTGACTTAATCTGAATAATCTTGCTAGGGTAGGCGCATTACAGAACTCAACAAATAGTCTCACTAGCGCCACAGCCATGTTCAGCAGCCGCTATTACTTTTA
This genomic window contains:
- a CDS encoding transposase: MIVYEFKVKGKETQYRAIDEAIRTTQFIQNKCLRLWLDNKGIGKADLNKYCAVLAAEFPFASELNSMARQAAAERTWSAIARFYDNCKKKVKGKKGFPKFKKHCRSVEYKTSGWKLSGNRKAITFRGGKNIGTLKLKGTYDLNYYDINQIKRVRLVRRADGYYAQFAIDVKVRIETEPTGQAIGIDLGLKFFIADNIGNTEPCPQFYRKSERQLSRANRKKSKKFVKGAKPQSKNYHKARSRYARKHLRVSRQRKEYCKRVAYSVIQSNDLVAYEDLNVKGLVKNRHLAKSISDAGWSTFRQWLEYFGFKYGKFTVAVAPHNTSQNCSKCGNKVKKSLSTRTHVCPHCGFIEDRDVNAAINILKLALCTLGHSGTYAWGDLPSWAVGAILLSNGESVNQESNVF
- the rnc gene encoding ribonuclease III encodes the protein MTLIDPRRQKQLRQFVQKLGLSDQAPVQWALLDLALTHPSISAKANYEQLEFVGDAVVRIATSELLFETYPNASVGEFAAIRSVLVSDRILAQLARVYGLERYLLLSSSAASDVAGETSRLADAFEAVLGALYLSTHTLKLVRPWLDPHLQQLAAEVRQDPARLNYKDALQEWTQAHYKLRPEYRLKETSLVHGDDHRFTAEVWLQNQRLGEGQGRSKKAAEQAAAKQAFLALSTQE
- a CDS encoding ATP-binding protein; amino-acid sequence: MAKPGQSSFRRILLSRLLLLSVPVLLLGVYVTYRKARSTLLETARQNLIESAVRKGQNIQQGVDALKANLETASESLELQSQSPEADQQFIDKLAQQLPTLIECVQLSEIQTRKLVASTCGNQALAQKEAMLWPWQRSLLPRNRSPIYVTALLPQKPLTTVGTNLNQSDSTHQLSLLFSAPVYNAEGQLRYALSIQSSLVHPQPAKARSLSGYPVVINQEGKILAHIDPGRIGRSIVQEKDRGALEEVLSKSLAGQQDSLHLFSFEKEGVELVAGYTAIESPITAEPNQKWTILSITSIESALYGLKDIQQVLLILTCCLIAASFLVTLYVARDLARPLEKLRDYALHESDLHSTDRIPRNFKIREFNQLSDAFEGMISRLRAWAEELETAWKEAQTANQLKNEFLANTSHELRTPLNGIIGCLRLVRDGFCDDKEEELDFLQRADDAAIHLLGIINDVLDIAKIEAGKLTVETEPVDLRKILNEVISLQAVPIQQKGLEFHTTDLDEVIPVRADPAKLKQVLLNVVGNAVKFTDSGNITINTRIEAFAETFSSVSLNNGDERGEIRGFQEKKQERLSLASTGDGSMDSTPVAPSSRVVVTVKDTGIGIDPTQQHKLFRPFVMVDGTTTRKCGGTGLGLAISRNLMALMGGNITLSSDGDGHGTQVEISLPTIERSLLFSGESQISNDVARMSGAADNNA
- a CDS encoding RibD family protein, with the translated sequence MSSHSASPRPHTTVVLAMSADGKIADVARSPARFSSPADRTHLETQIALADGVLFGANTLRAYGTTLGISNPKLLQLRQQGGVPPQPVQIVCSGSADFDPQLRFFRQQVPRWLLTTAGGAQHWQKQQASGVGSFERILIADTSTGEMDWNNAFQQLIQLGVERLALLGGSELVAALLAADLIDEFWLTICPLILGGRTAPTPVAGEGFFSHLARPLELLSVQTIEHEVFLHYRLQRS
- a CDS encoding GNAT family N-acetyltransferase is translated as MVQQPQLDYAVTWVNRMADIPQSAWDDLAQPLKTPFLEWEWLNNLETSGSATAKTGWLPNHLTVWRDRKLIAAAPFYIKGHSYGEFVFDQQWADLSHRLGIRYYPKLLGMTPFTPATGYRFLIAPGEDEDRLTEQMVIAIDHFCDQNRISGCHFLFVDPEWRPVLERHGFTSWLHHSYIWQNKGFQTFDDYLSVFNANQRRNIKRERKAVTTTGLRLDILRGEEIPKSLFPSIYSFYSSTCDKFMWGSKYLTRKFFEQLYPNYSDRVLLVAAYREGDDRHPVGMSFCINKGDQLYGRYWGCFEEFDCLHFDACYYTPIEWGITNGIQMFDPGAGGRHKRRRGFPATPNHSMHRFYNARFTQILRHYIDEINVMEQEEIDAINQDLPFTKREINLSIQD